The nucleotide window TATGTTTCTAATATTTTCTCTCTTGGTTGTGTGGTAATTCATTTGTACTAATTAAATTTAGGATAAATAAAGCGAAAGTAATTCTTGATTTAACAAAATTACTAGGATTTAAACATTTAAAATGTGTTACCTTAAATTTGCAAGTCTCAATCAATTGGAAGACCAACACATCATTTGCAACAAGATTGTGAGCAATGGAGAAACCTCTCCACCCCCCACTCAATCCGCTCTTGCCAATTAGGTACTTGGTGAAAAATTCATCTCCATCTTCATCCACCAAAACAATATTGGCATCATGTTTTGGCAAATGAGAAACGCAAAACCTTTTTGGAAAGCTCTGTTATATAAAAATATCTATAAGAAAGACTATATTAAATAGAACAAAAACAATTTCAATATTGCCTAATTCTATTAAGAAGAAATTTACTTACCAAACAAAATCCCCAAGTGACATGGGAAGGGAGCATACATTTGAGAAAATGTGGAAATTCAGCAGGTAAAGTTGTTTCAAATATTTCGGCTCGCACTTGGGCTGATGAGCTTATATCAACAGAGTTGTTTGTCTGTCCCTTCCTTCTAATGCTAGTAAAATCGAGAATAAAAAGCATTTTTAAAGAAGATAATAATACCAGGATATACTAACAGCCAATTGATCATAAAATTCTTTTAtcctctttttaaaaaaatatatatatataaattcaatagACTGTTTGATTATTCATAGTCAACTTCTCACTCCaactttgagttgagttttcaGGTTTGATTCAAAACTTGTATACACTTcattttgaattatttgtttGTACAAAGtataagaaagtaaaaaaaatacttttgaatgttgtggtctaaaattaaaattaaagagttcacaaaaaattattttttaatggactaaaaataaaagtaggacAAATAAATGAAGTAAAAAGAGTacgacaaacaaattaaaatggagagagtaacatttttcaaataaaatacatatccaaacacaacttcaatttcaaaaaaaaggaaaattcgCTCAACtttaaatacaattaaaaaaaattaaaacatcatAAAATTCACGTCTAAAcacctatttttttattaatataatttatttttgcattttctcCACTTACCGCATTTGAACCTTCTTGTTATCTCCTTTTTCCACCTGCAAATGTATATGTCAAGTatgttaattagttttaaaCTACTTCCGTACCAGAGTACTAGTTTGTCAAAATGATAACATACTTAGTATAACCCCATCAGTAGGGACTAGAGAGGATATAACATATGTAGATAGAACTTTTATCTCATGAGATAGAGGGGTATTTTCGATGGAGCGTACAGAGACCTTATCTTAACAATGTAAAGATAGAGAGGTCCTTTTCGATGGAGCATACGCAGACATTTTCTTTACCTCGTAAAAATAAAGAGGTTTTTCCTGATGAAGCGTATACAAACCTTGTCTTTACCTCGTAGAGATAAAGAGATTATTTCTGATAGAGCGTACACAGATCGCACTTTTacctcataaaaataaaatattttttatggatCAAACGCAAACCTTAACTTTACCTCTATAGAGATTTTTTAGAACCGTCAACTATTTATCAAAGCACTGAGTAAAAAATGATTCTCACCTTGTTGGTTCTATTGGGAGGCAAAACCTTTTTCTTGAGCAACCCTTGATTGATTGACAAATCCTTGTTCTAATTAAGCCATCAaatgaaagaacaaaaaaacaTGGATCAATAattataagcaaaaaaaaaacacaaacaaaagaattaaaacaatttatttgaaatcatAAAATGAAAACTGTAGCAGAAGGAGACGGAGTACCTTAGAAGGAGAACGAGCTCGGCTTTTCATTTtagaaggaaagaaaaaaagtgaggaaaaacaaataaaatttttttgggtatttttcGACCGAAAAGAACTAATGAAGTGGAGAAATGAGATGATACTGTATTTATAAGGAAAAGTAAGGAAGACCTTGAAGCCAAAATTGGAATTGATTGGAAGAGTACTAGGTTTGAAATGATTTATTCCCTTTTCCCAAAGTTgttcttttaaagaaaaatatatgtattattattagtCAATTCAAGACCCTTGTTTTAAtaaaacacaaacaaataaaaagagagaaCAATAGATATGAATTAGTTGCGGATCACAAACATATGGGGGACTTTTTTTATAAAGTAGAAATTTTGGGTgagttttgaaatattaaaatagttcTACAGGTTATATTTAGGgtcaagttttaaaatattaacataGTCAAAGGtcatattttaggaaaaaactgAAATATTTAAATAGTCCCAACAGTCATATTTTGGGTCAAGATAAATCTGTAGCtattttagaatataaagattTGGGTTTTAAAATCTTTCGAAAAATAGATAAATTCTGTAAACGgctagatatttaaaaaaaggaaaaaaaaatgaaatttgactGATAACATAGGTTAGCAACAATATAAATTTGACTatcctattttattatttgtataggataaaatttaaaatgtgcTATAAAGAGGTAGATTTATGTTATAGTAAGGGGTGTCATGTGACACGGCTTCGttggaaaaaattattatatacatatatataatcaaaaaattattaaatgcatatatataaataaaagataatatttaataaagtgACACTACTTGTCATAGGAGATGTTCCAGCTCAGTTGGTCTGACTCCTCAATTGTGAACGTAAGGTCTTTTGTTCAATACTCCTttacttcatttatttttatttttcacctcgtatgaattaagaaaattttgaaccAGCCAGTCATATTTTTTATACCTCAATTGTTTGGTGCCTAATATAAACATACTCcattcatatgttttaaaaagtgtttaatGTTCCCTCCATTCATCATTATTTATTCAATATATCCAACTTTACTTTTGTAGTTTGGATAATTAAGATATATGTGATAATTTTGTGTCTACTTTACCCTTGCAATTAAACACTATTTATTGACCGATCTTATAACTAATAAgggtgatataataaaatacccctaaatttattatttcataaggggtgtgtcaagtcaaacatgGACCAATAAAAATacggagggagtattacttTTAATGAGGTTTATTTGAATctatttcaaaaatgaaaatcCATCGAGCCAAGGGATATATACGTGGATTGTACTTTACTTGTATtgtattctatttttaatatgacttaataatatattttttaaattaaaatgtgaCGCCGCTtataaaaatttatgtataCGCCACTGCTCTTATGAACCTATTAGAGAATTGTCACACGTCTTTAAGTCCAGAATAGAACGTATCTTACATGAATAGAGACGATTATTCATTAGCACCTTCAATTTagtactaatttattttaacgaGGTACTTATAGCATGTGTCCATGGATGCGttgattcaaaatttatgaatttttttacaatttcaaattaatgtatgATAATTATTCGGTttataatcaaatattttataggTATATAGAAGTTGTGcaaaaactattaaattttaatacaccCCATGCAAAAATCCCAAGTGACCCAACTGATAgtgcttttctttttcttgggtCTCATATATGGGCTTGTTTGATTTACAATACTAATTAATTTAGCATAAAAGGTTttgatgtaaaaaaaaaatgttttgatgTGTATGAGATAATATAGCATTTATcgtacctcgaaacaagctttcAAACTATGTTTTAAAACACTAATCATGAATATATCGTACCAAGTTCACGggataattagatattttactttttcaaattGTTCCTTTTTCAGTGTCTTCATCTTTTTATAAAATGTCTATTCATGAGTTtcattttcacttttttaaaaaatatttgtcaaataaatttcaaattgtgGGATTAATATgcgtatttatatatatataaaaagacaataataaaaattagttCTTATCTAATTGTTCCTTTCTAGATCTTCATCTTCAG belongs to Solanum stenotomum isolate F172 chromosome 1, ASM1918654v1, whole genome shotgun sequence and includes:
- the LOC125858848 gene encoding B3 domain-containing protein Os01g0234100-like; amino-acid sequence: MKSRARSPSKNKDLSINQGLLKKKVLPPNRTNKVEKGDNKKVQMRIRRKGQTNNSVDISSSAQVRAEIFETTLPAEFPHFLKCMLPSHVTWGFCLSFPKRFCVSHLPKHDANIVLVDEDGDEFFTKYLIGKSGLSGGWRGFSIAHNLVANDVLVFQLIETCKFKVHILRENCLSPIDVAVVLMDFIIEAHNEDQNEKMNMCEANEDKYLEPRE